The following proteins come from a genomic window of Gimesia sp.:
- a CDS encoding NADAR domain-containing protein, with amino-acid sequence MSNQTINFYSVSEAYGEFSNFAGFPIKLEGKCWPTSEHYFQAQKFKETSHQEEIRKESSPMRAAQMGRERKRPLRKDWESVKDGIMRQAVLAKFTQHAELRELLLATGESRLVEHTTNDAYWGDGGDGSGKNRLGQILMEIRRTLREVGDPEGEA; translated from the coding sequence TTGTCCAATCAAACCATCAACTTCTACAGCGTCAGCGAGGCTTACGGTGAGTTCTCCAACTTTGCCGGATTTCCGATTAAGCTGGAGGGTAAATGCTGGCCGACGTCGGAGCATTATTTTCAGGCGCAGAAATTCAAAGAGACTTCACACCAGGAAGAGATCCGCAAAGAATCGTCGCCGATGCGAGCAGCCCAGATGGGGCGGGAGCGGAAGCGACCGCTGCGGAAAGACTGGGAATCGGTCAAAGATGGCATCATGCGGCAAGCCGTGCTGGCGAAGTTTACGCAACATGCAGAACTGCGGGAACTGCTGCTCGCTACGGGAGAGAGTCGTCTCGTCGAGCATACGACGAACGATGCTTACTGGGGAGATGGGGGAGATGGCAGCGGTAAGAATCGGCTGGGGCAGATTCTGATGGAGATTCGCCGGACGCTGCGGGAGGTGGGAGATCCGGAAGGGGAAGCGTAG